From Etheostoma spectabile isolate EspeVRDwgs_2016 chromosome 8, UIUC_Espe_1.0, whole genome shotgun sequence, a single genomic window includes:
- the LOC116694399 gene encoding cyclin-dependent kinase inhibitor 1C: MTNVQLSCSALDRLVARRTFPLHRRTSVCRNLFGPVDHDELNREMKAKLREISERDQQRWNFNFEDNTPLDGDYKWEEVPVDKTPVFYQDSVQNGRTRVPETPIKQRPTSDSVLPETPDMDVLERLSVAESSSTPCPVEVNQENRSDKLNSGKQAHKQLHCVRRKRTATTDNNTHITDFFVKRKRAADKKSNDVSACHHSKSPIPLEQTPRKRIR; the protein is encoded by the exons ATGACCAACGTCCAGTTATCGTGTAGCGCGCTGGATAGGCTGGTGGCCAGGAGGACCTTCCCTCTCCACAGACGCACAAGCGTCTGCCGCAACCTCTTCGGACCAGTGGATCACGACGAACTAAACCGGGAGATGAAAGCCAAGCTGCGGGAGATTTCCGAACGGGACCAGCAGAGATGGAACTTTAATTTCGAAGACAACACCCCATTGGATGGGGATTACAAGTGGGAAGAGGTGCCCGTGGATAAGACCCCGGTGTTTTATCAGGACTCTGTACAGAATGGCAGGACCAGGGTGCCTGAGACACCCATCAAGCAGAGGCCCACCTCGGACTCTGTTCTACCTGAGACCCCTGATATGGATGTACTTGAGCGCTTGTCTGTGGCCGAGAGCAGCAGCACTCCCTGCCCGGTGGAGGTTAACCAGGAGAACCGCAGTGACAAGCTCAATTCAGGGAAGCAGGCTCACAAACAGCTCCATTGTGTTAGACGGAAAAGAACGGCCACTACTGACAACAACACTCACATCACAG ACTTCTTCGTGAAACGAAAAAGGGCTGCTGATAAAAAATCGAATGATGTGAGCGCTTGCCACCACTCAAAGTCTCCAATCCCGCTGGAACAAACTCCACGAAAGAGGATCCGTTGA
- the ptdss2 gene encoding phosphatidylserine synthase 2, whose protein sequence is MTKPESKKSGVAAINVTGKCATSAAEQVNNGSVEPDCPDPSTHIKANVMKHTSKESMHRRNTECEVYDDGTNTFFWRAHTVTVLFILTCALVYVTLLEETPQDTAYNTKRGIVASILVFLCFGVTQAKDGPFTRPHPAYWRFWLCVTVVYELFLIFILFQTVHDGRQFMKYIDPKLGVPLPERDYGGNCLIYDPGNTTDPFHNIWDKMDGFVPAHFLGWYIKTLVIRDWWMCMIISVMFEFLEYSLEHQLPNFSECWWDHWIMDVLVCNGLGIYCGMKTLGWLSMKPYQWQGLWNIPTYKGKIKRIAFQFTPYSWVKFEWKPASNLRRWLAVLGIIFMFLLAELNTFYLKFVLWMPPEHYLVLLRLVFFVNVGGVAMREIYDFMDDPKFYKKLGQQAWLVAAITVTEFLIVVKYDPNTIMLPIPFFIMQCWLLGILLIFTWTLWRFFIRDITLRYKETRRRKQEVPSDRDRPPGNVSTAVPSGRSKLNGSSETVRQRKS, encoded by the exons ATGACCAAGCCCGAGTCGAAGAAAAGCGGCGTGGCCGCGATCAACGTTACCGGCAAGTGCGCCACATCCGCCGCCGAGCAGGTCAACAACGGTTCAGTCGAGCCGGACTGTCCGGACCCAAGCACACATATCAAAGCTAATGTGATGAAGCATACTTCCAAGGAGAGCATGCATCGGAGAAACACGGAGTGTGAGGTATATGACGACGGGACTAACACCTTTTTCTG GCGAGCCCATACTGTGACCGTGCTGTTCATTCTGACCTGTGCTCTGGTTTACGTCACGCTGTTGGAAGAAACCCCCCAGGACACTGCCTACAACACTAAGAG GGGGATTGTGGCAAGCATTCTGGTGTTCCTCTGTTTTGGAGTGACACAAGCCAAAGATGGACCCTTCACCAGACCACATCCAG ctTACTGGAGGTTCTGGCTTTGTGTCACTGTCGTCTACGAGCTGTTCCTCATCTTCATCCTGTTCCAG ACGGTGCATGATGGAAGACAGTTTATGAAGTACATTGACCCCAAGCTTGGGGTACCACTCCCGGAGCGTGACTATGGAGGAAACTGCCTCATTTACGACCCAGGCAACACCACCGACCCCTTCCACAACATCTGG GACAAGATGGATGGCTTTGTTCCAGCTCACTTCTTGGGATGGTATATCAAG ACTCTGGTGATTCGGGATTGGTGGATGTGTATGATCATCAGTGTCATGTTTGAGTTCCTGGAATACAGCCTGGAGCACCAGTTACCTAACTTCTCAGAGTGCTGGTGGGACCAC TGGATCATGGATGTGTTGGTGTGTAACGGTCTGGGGATCTACTGTGGCATGAAGACCCTGGGCTGGTTGTCAATGAAGCCCTACCAGTGGCAGGGCCTGTGGAACATTCCTACATACAA GGGGAAGATAAAGCGCATAGCATTCCAGTTCACTCCGTACAGTTGGGTGAAGTTTGAGTGGAAGCCTGCTTCAAACCTTCGTCGCTGGCTTGCGGTGTTGGGCATCATCTTTATG TTCCTCCTGGCGGAGCTGAACACCTTCTACCTGAAGTTTGTGTTGTGGATGCCTCCTGAACACTACCTGGTGCTGCTTCGCCTGGTCTTCTTTGTCAATGTAGGAGGCGTAGCCATGAGGGAAATCTACGACTTCATGGATGACCC GAAGTTTTACAAGAAACTTGGCCAGCAGGCGTGGCTGGTGGCAGCAATCACGGTGACGGAGTTCCTCATAGTGGTCAAGTATGACCCCAACACCATCATGCTGCCCATCCCTTTCTTCATCATGCAGTGCTGGCTCTTAGGAATCCTCCTCATCTTTACCTGGACACTATGGCGGTTTTTCATCCG TGACATCACACTCCGTTATAAAGAGACCCGTCGACGCAAACAGGAAGTCCCCTCGGACCGGGACCGCCCACCTGGCAACGTCAGCACAGCCGTCCCGTCTGGGCGGAGCAAACTCAACGGCAGCTCCGAGACGGTGCGGCAGAGGAAGTCCTGA